The following is a genomic window from Spirosoma foliorum.
CCGATTATGATTAAGCGTAATTGTGTTGTTTTCATAGGGCAAACATTCACCGAAACCCATGATGCCCATCGTCCATGGTCCCGGCTGTTCTGCTCGTTCCTTCAGGGCCGCTCCGAACTCAGCCTCACCAGTAGCGGCTTCTGCAATAAGTCGCTGCCAGCCGGATCGGGAAGCCCCGCCCTGATAGCCAAAGCCGCGCAGGTATGAACGCTTGTCGGTTCCAATATTCCGATAGCGGGGAATATAAATGCCATTCGCCCGACGCCCGTAATAGTATTTATCATCGAACCCCATACCATCGGCCTGTGCGTTGGCCCCTACCTGAAAATGGTGGTCCATGATGTATTTACCTAAGGTGCCACTATCATTGCCAAAGCCGTTTGGAAAACGGCTTGAAACCGAGTTGAGCAGAATGAAATTCGTGGCCATAGCCGACGCATTCAGAAAGATAATCCGGGCGTAATACTCGGTTGTCTGATTCGTTTTGGAGTCGATAACCCGAACCCCAATCGCCTTCCCTTTTTTCTCGTCAAACAACACTTCCGACACAATACTATCGGTCCGAACCGTGAGCCGATTGGTTTTGCGGGCGGCTGGTAATGTAGCCGAAAGCGAACTGAAATAGCCACCATACGGGCAACCTCTGACGCACTGATTCCGGTACTGGCACGGAGCGCGACCAACCGAGGTGTGTATCGGATTGGCTTTCGACAAATTAGCGGTTCGGCCAATAGTCATCACGCGATTCATTTTGGTTTTCAGTTTCCCGCGAACGTGCTCCTCTACACAGTTCAAATCCATAGGCGGTAAAAATTCACCGTCAGGTAATTGAGCCAACCCCTCCTTATTGCCTGAAATACCGGCGAATGATTCGACATAGCTATACCAGGGAGCCAGGTCTTTATACCGAATGGGCCAGTCGGTGCCGAAACCATCGCGGGCGTTTGCCTCAAAATCCATCTCGCTAAATCGGTAGCTCTGCCGCCCCCACATAATCGACTTACCACCCAATATATCAGGGCGATACCAGAGAAATGGGTGTATTTCTTTGTAGGGCGCGTTTCGATTATCGAATACAAAGTGGCCACTTTGTTCATTATAGCCCATAACCCGAAAATCAGGAGCTGGGTCATCTTTGGGTAGAATCGTACGATCGCGATGGGCAAACTCCCAGGGGGCTTTCGTGGCAGTTTCGTAGCCAGTAACGTGCTGAAGATCACGCCCTCGCTCGAGCATCAGCACCTGCAATCCTTTCTGGGTGAGTTCTTTAGCGGCCCATCCGCCACTAACGCCCGAACCAACCACAATGGCATCGAACGTATTGTTGAGTTGTGCTTTAAGATTAAGGTTCATAAGGGGTTCGGAAATCCCTAATCGTGCTACGAGTTGGCACAGCTAAGGCTTGTCTTTGGGGGAACGATTTACGTTCTAAAAAGACGAGGTTGGCTGATTATACCTACTCGATAGAAAGGCAATGTTGTTTTCCCGTTCACGACAAACCTCCTCGTGTCGTCACTATGATTTTGTTTCCGTATAACTTTATAGTAACTATTGCTCCTAGGATAGTAAAAACAGATTCATCAATCAGGCTAACAAGCAATCGGCCCTTACATTAATCTCAAAAAATACTCCTTGGTGACATAAAAGCCTTTATATACTTCGAAAAACGAGTGTTGTAAGAGAAATTTTTGTGTTCACTGCCAGTAAACTACACTCCATAACACGTTTTCATTTCTGTTGTTACTAGTGTAATTCTTGAACTCTTACTAGTGTTGTCTAAAGATTAAACTGTCGGGTATAGCTTATGTAATTTTACTCGGGCATCTTTGGTGGTAAACTGCCAGTTCGCCTTCGCTTGTTTGGCATTTCTGTTTGCTTGCCAGGCGGTAATTTCTGCTACCAGCAACTCTTTGGTCGCAATGTGCCGATTCAGGCAATCACGCTGTAAGATGGACAACTCAATCTCAGCCATGTCAAGCCAACTGCCATGCTTGGGGGTATAGACAAACTCCAATCGATCCAGATACGCTTTGGCTTTCTCGGCCCCAAAAACTGTATAAAATGCACTGGGTTTATGGGCACTCAGATTATCTCCAACCACCGTCATTTTTACACAGTCTGTATAAGGGCCGTCCAATAAATTGGCTAGCACACCCACCCACGTAATGGCCTTGTGATCGTCTTTGACTTCGACAAACCGTTGCCCTGCCAAGGGTTCAAAGGCCATATAAATCTCGCCTACGCCCCGCCGGATGTATTCGGAATCTTGGATGCGTGTGCCGTCGGCGGAACGATATTGCTTGATTTCGATTAGTTGTTTGGGTGATTCGTCCACACAAACAACGGGAAACCGCTCATCATAAGGTCGCTCATAAACAGCTAAAACCTGTTCCATATAGTACACAAAATCGGCACTTTGCTTGGGCGGAATCACCCATCCCTTGACCCGCCAGGGCTTAAGTTGGTTTTTTTTAACACCGTTGCCACACTCGTGTGAGAAAGCGTTTCAACTACTTGGAGTTCGACCAGTCGATCCGCAATAGCCTGTAATTTCCAGCGGCTTTCACCGACTGGTGGTTCGCTACAGGCAATGGCAATCAAGTGAGCTTCCACTTCCCCCGTCAGCTTTTTGTCGGAACGGGGCTGGCGGGGCTTTGGATCAAAGACCGCCATGCCCTGCTCACAAAATTCTTTGCGAATCCGCTCAACACTGCGTGTGGAGAGATGATAGGTGGCGGCAATCGTAGTTTGGCTCTGGCGTTCGACAGCCTCGTCACTGGCCAAAAGCACCTGTGCTTTTTGGATGAGTTTAGCGGCTGTTTTGCCTTTTTGGACTTTAGCCAGTAATTCTGTACGTTCGGTGGCCGTTAGAGTCAGTCGATGCTTAGTCATGGAAGATGAGTTACAGCATCAAAAATACAAAAAGCCGCCAGACTACTCTTTAAGTAACACTAGTAAGTAACAAGCAGGCATGCATAGGATCGATTCGTTACCGGAGGATTTCAGCCAAAATAGCCAATTGCCCATCCGAATTGTTTCTCCGGATTTTGGTCATTTATCCCCCCAAACTACAGATAAGTATGAGCCGACGCGTCGTTTATCTTACTACTACTTTCTCTTTATTCTGGAAGGCTCTGCTCAGTATGCCGTTGACATGGAAAAGGTCGACCTCAGTAAGCATGAGCTACTTTTCGCGTTGCCTCACCAGATTCAACAATTGCCGGTCAATGTACATGGAAAGGATTATTATAAACTGGGCTTTGATGAAGAATGCCTGTCCCGATTGCCGAAGCAATACCCTTTCCTGCTCAATCCACTTAATCAGCAAAAAATAAGTTTTTCACCTGCGGCTGCCAGTAGGCTTCAGGCTATTTTTGAACTACTTCTGGGTTTGTTAACGACTTCAGATACGGAGCCTGAGCTTATCTTGGCCCATCTGAATAGTCTGATGACGGAAATTAATCTGGCTTATTTTGCCAGTGATAGAAAGCCCTCAGATGACAAACTCGCCAAATACATCGGATTCAAGGTATTTGTAGAGAACAACCTCACTGATCACCCGACCATCAAGGATATTGCGGAAAAACTTGCCCTGAACACTGATAGCTTATACCACCTGGTTAAACACTACTCAGGGCGCTCACCAAAAGAATTTATTACGAACCGTCTTATTCTGGAAGCTAGACGCCGACTATATTACGGAGAGCGATCTTCCGTTAAGGAATTGGCTTTTGAGCTTGGTTTCAATGACCCTGACTACTTTTCCCGCCTGTTTAAAAAGGAAACTGGCAAAACGGTCGCTGAGTTTTTTCAGGATTTGTCCTGAACTTGTCGGCTTTCGTCCGGCTCTGTTTACTGTACTCTCCCGAGCTTTGCCCCTACCATAAAACATGTAGGATAATGAACAGACAAGTAGGGAAAATACTGGTAACCGGTGTAACGGGCCTGGTAGGCGAGCGCCTGCTCAGGCGTCTTGCGGATGCGGGGATGGACTGCCGCGCGCTAGTGCGAGGAGGAAAGCATGTTGCGGCCAACGTGACGGCTGTGGAAGGCGATTTATTCGATTCCGCATCGCTCAAAGAGGCAGTGCTGGATGTATCAGCTATTATTCATCTGGCAGCCGTGTTCCGCACCCAAGACACGGATCTGATCTGGAAAAGCAATCTCGACGGGACGCGTAATCTGATCGAGGCAGCAAAGGCCTATGCGCCTGACGCACGTTTCATTCTGGCCAGTACCACAAACGTTTATAACGCCAACAATTCGCATCCCGGCCGCGAAGATGACGAAGTAGCTCCCCAACAGGCCTACCCAGCCAGCAAGGTTGCCGCTGAGAAAGAGCTACGCGAAAGTGGTCTCAACTGGGTGGTACTGCGTTTCCCATTTGTTTATGGTGATGGGGATGGGCATCTGGAATCGTTACCCAAGTATGCGATTGCAGGCAAATGGCATCCGGCTATGCGGATGAGCACAATCCACCACCGCGACATCTCCATCGCTATCAACCTGGCCTTAGCTGGCGCGATGGACGGGCGCATCGTCAATATATCCGATGAAGCCCCGACATCGATTTACGAATTAGTCCAGCTGGTCGGTGGGTCATTGGAATCATCCTCCGAGCCGCTTGTGAACCCGTGGTACCTGCTTAGCGATAGTTCGCTTGCTCGTAGTCTGGGTTTCCAGCCCACAATCAGGACGGTCTATCAGGCTGTGCAGGAAAACATAATGTGATACAGCTTTGGAAGCCAGCATCTCCTTCTTCTACATTTTTCTAAAGCCGCCAGAAAGTTTCAGTCAATAGTAACCCTAAATTAACATTCGACTGCTAAGCTTATCTACTAGATAATAAACCTTGACGTTAAGTAAAATAGTGCACTATTCTCCCTTGTATTGCACTAAAAAGGCTATTCAGATTAATTATGAAAATCCACTTAACAATCATCCTGTTGATTTTGGCGCCTTTTGCTGCTTTCGGACAGGCTGCCTCAACCCCTAAGGCAAGGAAAATAGCTAACGAATGGAAATTCGGTGTAGCCCTATGGACGTTCCATACCGTTAATTTTCAGGATGCGTTAGCGAAAGTAGACAGTGCCGGAATTACCTACATTGAACCGAATACATTTCATAAAACAGGACCTGCCTTAAAGGATTCGGCTATGAATCAGCTCTCGCCGGGCGGTATTGCCAAACTCAGAAAAATGATTGATCAGCGACGCTTACAGGCCGGATCAGTCTATATTGCTGGTGATAAAACGGTTAATTCCTGGAAGAAGCAATTTGAGATTGCCAAACAGCTTGGTGCCAAATTTGTCACTGCGGAGCCACCGGTAAACCTTTGGAACGAAATCGACAGCCTGGCCGGAATCTACAAAATGAAAGTAGCCATTCATGAACACTGGAAAGGAGTAAGTCACTATTGGCATCCTGATTCGGTATTAGCTGCGCTAAAAAATCATCCCAACTTTGGCGCTTGTGCCGACTTGGGGCATTGGCCCAAAAGCGGTATCAATCCTGTTGACGCCGTTAAAAAACTAAAAGGACATATCATTGGCATACACTTAAAAGACATTGCGGCTTATAATGATCCTAGCTTAAAAGATGTACCGGTTGGCACAGGTGTGGTTGATTTTCCTGCTGTTTTTCAAGAATTGAAAAAGCAGAATTTTAGTGGTCCAATTTACATTGAGCGCGACGCAGAGGATAAGCCGAGTAATCTACCATCGGTGCTTCAAGCCAAAAAATACTATTACGAGCAGCTCAAACAACTGAAATAATCTACTACTCCTGGTTTAATTTGAGGAAACAAACGTACGTATGAAAAGGGGCCCTTGCAGTATGCCTGCCTGGGCCTTTTTTGGTTAATTCTTATCCGATTTATGAGCCTTTTTTAAACGTTCCGCTATTTATTTTCGTTATATAAGTAAAAAAAATCTCTAAATATTACTACCATGAATATCGAGGCTCACAACCCAATTCCTTCACTCAGCCGAGAGGACGTACTACACTATGTGGCCACGCATGAGTTTAACGAGATTGGTGACCGGGAGTGGTTTCGTCTTACTCCCTACGGCAGCGATCTGTTTCGAACACCCGAATACGGTTTATTTTCGGGCATCGAGTTAACGGTAGGTGATATATTGTGGATAGCAGTCGGGCTTAGTACTGGTTTCCAGGCAAGACTCTTTGTGAATGACCCTAGCTCAGTTCCATCCCTAGCCGCAATGCACTAGTAACTGATAAACCACTGGTTGATGCGATACATAAACAGGCCCGTTAAGTCTAGCGGGTCTGTTTATTTGTTCTTAATCTTATCTAAAACTGTTAAAGCAACCTGTTACGATTGCCAGCTAAAGAGTAAATCCGTTGATTTTTGTTCCTTATATCTAGCTTAATTTCAAGAGCACCCAAAACTCATCCCATAAATACCTGGGTATCACCCAACAAAAAAGCCGCCCCTCAATCCGGGGACGGCTTTCACGTTTTCTTAACCTAAACTAAGTCCGTTGTTGCTATGTATGGTATATGATGTAGGAAGTATGATATGACCTGCCGGTGAAAACAATACATCCTATATCATACATCATCTATCTCTTTAGTTCTGTCCGCCTACCCGGTTTTGCTCGGCCGATGTGGCTGAATTGCGTTGACGGGCACCTTTTACGTTTTGATTACCAAATCGGTAGGTGAATGTCAGTCGGAACTGGCGGCTCTCCCAGCGCGACTGTACCCGGAAGTCAATGTCCTGAACCAGCGCCCGACCGTTGAAGTGGTTCAACCAGAAGGGGTCATTTGCATTCAGTTTCAATGTACCCTTACCATCCAGCACTTTCTTCTGGACACCGATGCTGAAACCACCCATTGGCTGCGCCCGATAGAAGCCATATTGCGAAGCTGAATTGTACCAGCCCGATATTTCTGCCGACAGCGTTTTACTCATCGTGAAATTGTTCGACATATATAAGTTATAGGCGACTAATTTCACTTCGTAAGGGGTGCCCGAGTATATGGTTTGGTAGTGCTGATAGTAGGTATTGATGTTGTTCTGCATCCGCCACCATTTAGCCACCATTACAGGAAAGCTCAGATTCAAACTCACATTATCCATAGAACCCAGGTTTTCTGGCGTTACGTAGGTAACATTCTCAGCAGGAATCTGGCGGGGTGTTTCCTGGTTAATAAAATCCGTAGTGCGGCTGTAATTCAGCGTTGTTGTAAAGGCATTTTTGAATACGTGGGTCAACTCAATCGAATTGGTGTACTGAGGTCGCAGAAATGGATTCCCTTTCTGATAAGTGTATGGGTCCAGGTAAAACACGAAGGGGTTCAGATTCTGGTAATCAGGACGATCGATCCGACGGCTGTACGAGAGGTTCAACACGTTATTCGTATCCAGTTGCCGCGACAGGAACACGGTTGGGAACAGGTTCAGGTAGTTCCGATCAACGGTCTGGTCCAGCGTGATTGAATGGCCAATCGAGTGTGTATGTTCGGCCCGTAGTCCTGCCTGAACTTTCAGCTTACCGAATTTACCAGCGTAGTTAAGGTAACCTGCGTTGATATTTTCATTGTACTGAAACTGGTTGGAACGGCTGGCATCTGGTAACCACTGCCGATTCTCCTGTTGCAGTGTATCGTAAATCGTATTGTTGTCGGCACTAACGTAGCTACTTTTCAGACCCGCTTCTACTTTGCTTCCATTTTTCAACGGATGCACATAATCGGTTTTGAACGCCCAGATATTGATTGTCGATGGCATGTTGCTCCGCACATCCTGATTAGGCCGATAAATGACGTTTTCAGAATTAAAATACTGGGTAGCCAGATTGTTGCTATTCTTGCCACCGTAGT
Proteins encoded in this region:
- a CDS encoding GMC oxidoreductase, whose product is MNLNLKAQLNNTFDAIVVGSGVSGGWAAKELTQKGLQVLMLERGRDLQHVTGYETATKAPWEFAHRDRTILPKDDPAPDFRVMGYNEQSGHFVFDNRNAPYKEIHPFLWYRPDILGGKSIMWGRQSYRFSEMDFEANARDGFGTDWPIRYKDLAPWYSYVESFAGISGNKEGLAQLPDGEFLPPMDLNCVEEHVRGKLKTKMNRVMTIGRTANLSKANPIHTSVGRAPCQYRNQCVRGCPYGGYFSSLSATLPAARKTNRLTVRTDSIVSEVLFDEKKGKAIGVRVIDSKTNQTTEYYARIIFLNASAMATNFILLNSVSSRFPNGFGNDSGTLGKYIMDHHFQVGANAQADGMGFDDKYYYGRRANGIYIPRYRNIGTDKRSYLRGFGYQGGASRSGWQRLIAEAATGEAEFGAALKERAEQPGPWTMGIMGFGECLPYENNTITLNHNRLDKWGLPTVIFDVKFQENEERMRQDMMNDAAEMLEASGLKNITTYDNHSIPGNAVHETGGVRMGRDPRTSMLNAHNQLWASKNIFVTDGASFASVACQNPSLTFMALTARAANFAVSELKRQNL
- a CDS encoding IS630 family transposase gives rise to the protein MIPPKQSADFVYYMEQVLAVYERPYDERFPVVCVDESPKQLIEIKQYRSADGTRIQDSEYIRRGVGEIYMAFEPLAGQRFVEVKDDHKAITWVGVLANLLDGPYTDCVKMTVVGDNLSAHKPSAFYTVFGAEKAKAYLDRLEFVYTPKHGSWLDMAEIELSILQRDCLNRHIATKELLVAEITAWQANRNAKQAKANWQFTTKDARVKLHKLYPTV
- a CDS encoding helix-turn-helix domain-containing protein — protein: MTKHRLTLTATERTELLAKVQKGKTAAKLIQKAQVLLASDEAVERQSQTTIAATYHLSTRSVERIRKEFCEQGMAVFDPKPRQPRSDKKLTGEVEAHLIAIACSEPPVGESRWKLQAIADRLVELQVVETLSHTSVATVLKKTNLSPGGSRDG
- a CDS encoding AraC family transcriptional regulator, with amino-acid sequence MHRIDSLPEDFSQNSQLPIRIVSPDFGHLSPQTTDKYEPTRRLSYYYFLFILEGSAQYAVDMEKVDLSKHELLFALPHQIQQLPVNVHGKDYYKLGFDEECLSRLPKQYPFLLNPLNQQKISFSPAAASRLQAIFELLLGLLTTSDTEPELILAHLNSLMTEINLAYFASDRKPSDDKLAKYIGFKVFVENNLTDHPTIKDIAEKLALNTDSLYHLVKHYSGRSPKEFITNRLILEARRRLYYGERSSVKELAFELGFNDPDYFSRLFKKETGKTVAEFFQDLS
- a CDS encoding NAD-dependent epimerase/dehydratase family protein — translated: MNRQVGKILVTGVTGLVGERLLRRLADAGMDCRALVRGGKHVAANVTAVEGDLFDSASLKEAVLDVSAIIHLAAVFRTQDTDLIWKSNLDGTRNLIEAAKAYAPDARFILASTTNVYNANNSHPGREDDEVAPQQAYPASKVAAEKELRESGLNWVVLRFPFVYGDGDGHLESLPKYAIAGKWHPAMRMSTIHHRDISIAINLALAGAMDGRIVNISDEAPTSIYELVQLVGGSLESSSEPLVNPWYLLSDSSLARSLGFQPTIRTVYQAVQENIM
- a CDS encoding sugar phosphate isomerase/epimerase family protein; the encoded protein is MKIHLTIILLILAPFAAFGQAASTPKARKIANEWKFGVALWTFHTVNFQDALAKVDSAGITYIEPNTFHKTGPALKDSAMNQLSPGGIAKLRKMIDQRRLQAGSVYIAGDKTVNSWKKQFEIAKQLGAKFVTAEPPVNLWNEIDSLAGIYKMKVAIHEHWKGVSHYWHPDSVLAALKNHPNFGACADLGHWPKSGINPVDAVKKLKGHIIGIHLKDIAAYNDPSLKDVPVGTGVVDFPAVFQELKKQNFSGPIYIERDAEDKPSNLPSVLQAKKYYYEQLKQLK
- a CDS encoding outer membrane beta-barrel protein, with product MKTIFSFSILSLLTLTTAFSQVLTRGTVNGQVGTVAGKPLEFTTMMLLKAKDSTLVKGAISDVDGKYAFENVGAGQYLVAAQQIGFRKTYSAPFAIDEAHPTRELPALAMADETKSLTEVKVVAQKPFIEQQVDRTVMNVENSIVASGNTALEVLEKAPGVTIDRQNDQIQLKGKAGVIVYIDGKQTYLSQQEVSNLLKNTPSDNIASIEIITNPGSKYDAAGNSGIINIKMKKNKNFGTNGTFILGTGYGWVKNLSGARDDLPKFNSSLNINHREGKINLFGNYSYVNRQSSQSNQIIRNIPYNGHTTYFDQNSFRPNQFIGHSYKAGMDYFINDKSTIGVLVNGFSNDWRSSGQNNTLISDENHVLTSKAITQTNQGNLLSNLTGNVNYKFDWGKGREWTVDGDFVHYGGKNSNNLATQYFNSENVIYRPNQDVRSNMPSTINIWAFKTDYVHPLKNGSKVEAGLKSSYVSADNNTIYDTLQQENRQWLPDASRSNQFQYNENINAGYLNYAGKFGKLKVQAGLRAEHTHSIGHSITLDQTVDRNYLNLFPTVFLSRQLDTNNVLNLSYSRRIDRPDYQNLNPFVFYLDPYTYQKGNPFLRPQYTNSIELTHVFKNAFTTTLNYSRTTDFINQETPRQIPAENVTYVTPENLGSMDNVSLNLSFPVMVAKWWRMQNNINTYYQHYQTIYSGTPYEVKLVAYNLYMSNNFTMSKTLSAEISGWYNSASQYGFYRAQPMGGFSIGVQKKVLDGKGTLKLNANDPFWLNHFNGRALVQDIDFRVQSRWESRQFRLTFTYRFGNQNVKGARQRNSATSAEQNRVGGQN